GGGTTCACGCTGTAGTTGAAGGAAACGTCTGGGCTGTCGTTCGTGGCGACGATCGACTGCGACTCATCGTCGAGATACTGCGTCGGCGGGCGATCGAGCGAATCGAGGTACTCGTCATCCTCGGCGACGTGCTCGAAGTCGTCGACCTGCCGGGTATGGAGATACGGATTGTCCGGCTGCACCCCCGCGGCCCGGCCGCGAATGTTCGGTCGTGAATTGGCGCCGCTCATGGATATGAACTCACGAAGCAGGTCTAACAGCGAACTAGGAGTCAGCCGCGGCCTCCATGTGGGAGGCGTCTCCGACGCCGATTCCGGTCACCGCTACCGGACGATATCGCCTTACCGCGCGACCTCGGGGTCGGAGACCCCTCCCACAAATCCTCGGCCCTCCGACGAGAATTGTGAACATATGTACATATTAAGTCAAGGCGAGTTACGGAACCGCCGTTTCCAAGGGGGGCGACTGGCGCGTACGATTGACTAGTCGCGGCGGGAGTTCGCTGCGGCACTGCACGCTTGAGGGCCAGCGTTACGCCGATGATACGTTCGCTACTGTTGTTCGCGTTTGGTTACATCATCCTGGAGATGATTTTGCTCATCTCGCTAGGGAGGGCGATTGGGTTGCTTCCGACGTTGCTACTAGTTCTGGGCGCCGGCTTCGTCGGTGCGTGGCTCGCGCGACGCGAGGGGCTGCGCTCCGCGATGAGAATGCGGAGCCAGATGGCGGCCGGCGCGATGCCCGCCGCGGAACTGACCGACGGCCTGCTGATCGGCCTCGCCGCGGTACTGCTAATCATCCCCGGCGTGCTCGGCGACGTCATTGGCATCGCCCTGCTGCTGCCGCCGGCGCGAGCGTTTATTCGCCGATCGCTAGCGGCGAAGTTCGACAAAGCGGCGACGTTTAGCCGCTTTACCGTTGATGAAGGCGGGCGGGCGATGCACACGCCGCGCGGGGATCAGATTATTGATGCCCGCGTCATCGAAACGCGCGTGGTTGAGGAGTAGAACGCCGACGCGATTCTAGCCCCGGGCTCCGCCCGGGGATCGGCCACCACATCGCGCGACGTTGCCGAACGGAATGGAAACTCACCCCCGGGCGGAGCCCGGGGCTAGGGAAGCTCACGCCGCTTTGGCTTCTGCTTTCTCTTCCTTCAGCTCCTCTTCCGCCTTCTCCTTTGCCACTTCGGCGTCGGGCAACAAGCGATCTTCTTCGACTTGCGGCAGCTCGCCCGTGAGACCTTCCTTCATAAAGGCGACAAGATCGGCCTTGTCCTGATCGCTCAGTTCTAGCTTCTTCACCTTCTCGCTCAGCCACGCGTTCGGGTGGCCCCCCTTGGCGTACCACTCAACGACCTCTTCGAGCGTCGCTTGCGAGCCGTCGTGCATGTACGGAGCGGTTTGCGCCACGTTGCGGCAAGTCGGGGTCTTGAAGGCCCCCTTGTCGATCTCCTCATTCGAGATCACGAAGCGGCCGAGATCGGGCTCCTTCGCATCCATGCCAACGCCGAGGTTGTGGTACTTCTCGTCAGTGAAGTTGGCGCCGAGATGGCACGCCGTGCAGCCTGCTTGCTCGCTGAAGAAAAGCTTGCCGCCGCGGATGGCGCTCTCGCTGATCGGGTGATCATCGGAAGCCTTCTTGAGAGCCATGTACTCGTTGTACAGCTCCTGGTCTTCTTCCTTTAGCGCGTCGAGGTCTTCGATGTCGGCGGCGAACTGCTGCTGGAAGGCGTCGAGTTCCGTATAGTAATCCCACGGCGCCGGGCCGGTGACGAGGGTCCGCTCGAACGACGCAATCGCCTTCGCGACGTTGTCGATCGTCAGGCCGTCTTCGAAAACCAGGTTGAATTGCTTCACGTATCCGGGAATGCCGCGGAGGCACTCGATGCAGGCTTCGTGGGTGTTTGACATCTCGATCGGATTGGCGATCGGGCCCTTCGCCTGCTCTTCGAGCGACGCCGCCCGACCATCCCAGAACTGGGCGCCGCTGAGGATGCGGTTGTACGCGGTGGGCGAGTTGCGATTCCCTTCCTGCCCCTCGACGCCGACGCCAAACTTCGTCGCCGCGGCGTAGCCGGTTTCTGACGCATGGCAGCTTGCGCAGCTCACCGACGCATCAGACGACAACCGTGGATCGAAGTAGAGTTGCCGACCGAGCTCAATCTTTGCGCGGGTGAGCGGGTTCTCGTCGAGGCCCTTCATCTCCGCTTCGCCCGCCTTCAGGCCGAGCGGCAGTTCCGGCTTCAGCACAACATGGTTCTTCGGCTCGGCGAGCCAGACTTCCATTTCCTCGAGCGTGATTTCGCCTTCGCCGGGGATGCCGGCCGTCAGCGAGGGGTCGCCGAGTTGGACCGTCTCAGCGGGGAGCATCTTGGTGATCTTCTCACCGGGAGCGGCGAGATCGGCTTCAGCGTCGAGCTTCGGTTCAACGCCCGGCTCTTGCTCCAAGTCGGTGTCGACGTCGGCCGAGGCGACGGCGTCGGCAGCGGCTTCTTCGCCCGCATCTTCCGCGGGGAACTTAGGAGCGGGGCCG
This sequence is a window from Lacipirellula parvula. Protein-coding genes within it:
- a CDS encoding FxsA family protein; translation: MIRSLLLFAFGYIILEMILLISLGRAIGLLPTLLLVLGAGFVGAWLARREGLRSAMRMRSQMAAGAMPAAELTDGLLIGLAAVLLIIPGVLGDVIGIALLLPPARAFIRRSLAAKFDKAATFSRFTVDEGGRAMHTPRGDQIIDARVIETRVVEE
- a CDS encoding cytochrome-c peroxidase codes for the protein MARFIVVVVVLVAIALLANKYLFGDGDAPPAKGKAAAAKQDDAKAADEKADDAGEDAEELAADAAAKKAQAGGPAPKFPAEDAGEEAAADAVASADVDTDLEQEPGVEPKLDAEADLAAPGEKITKMLPAETVQLGDPSLTAGIPGEGEITLEEMEVWLAEPKNHVVLKPELPLGLKAGEAEMKGLDENPLTRAKIELGRQLYFDPRLSSDASVSCASCHASETGYAAATKFGVGVEGQEGNRNSPTAYNRILSGAQFWDGRAASLEEQAKGPIANPIEMSNTHEACIECLRGIPGYVKQFNLVFEDGLTIDNVAKAIASFERTLVTGPAPWDYYTELDAFQQQFAADIEDLDALKEEDQELYNEYMALKKASDDHPISESAIRGGKLFFSEQAGCTACHLGANFTDEKYHNLGVGMDAKEPDLGRFVISNEEIDKGAFKTPTCRNVAQTAPYMHDGSQATLEEVVEWYAKGGHPNAWLSEKVKKLELSDQDKADLVAFMKEGLTGELPQVEEDRLLPDAEVAKEKAEEELKEEKAEAKAA